A portion of the Lolium rigidum isolate FL_2022 chromosome 1, APGP_CSIRO_Lrig_0.1, whole genome shotgun sequence genome contains these proteins:
- the LOC124674723 gene encoding uncharacterized protein LOC124674723, which produces MKEVSLLHSRHCHVLEIRLSSTSSHVLLQRHLSPPKSLGFLSRFDGIRCGQSRTVRLHRPGRSHASSSQPSAMKLLCSWSFPALRDMLDLAAAAPLRPDTAPQRRPRNWEWKGVGRCRSMVVWPCAVPGAGIAGCKHSVTSTLMSDDSAIKKSWLHWSDGLIHFPKRMLIGFVYLINLLPDQ; this is translated from the exons ATGAAGGAAGTATCtctgctccacagccgtcactgcCATGTTCTCGAGATCCGTTTGTCCAGCACGAGCAGCCATGTACTCCTGCAacgccacctctcccctcccaaaTCTCTTGGATTTCTTTCCCGTTTTGATGG GATACGATGCGGCCAGTCGCGGACCGTTCGCCTGCATCGGCCAGGGCGCTCGCATGCGTCGAGCAGCCAACCTTCCGCTATGAAGTTGCTCTGCTCCTGGTCTTTCCCTGCTCTTCGCGATATGCttgatttggccgccgccgccccacttCGTCCGGATACGGCACCACAGCGCCGGCCCCGCAACTGGGAATGGAAGGGCGTCGGCCGATGCCGATCTATGGTGGTGTGGCCCTGTGCTGTCCCAGGTGCAGGAATCGCCGGCTGCAAGCACAGCGTGACCTCCACCCTGATGAGTGATGATTCTGCCATTAAAAAGAGCTGGTTACATTGGTCAGACGGGCTGATCCATTTTCCAAAGCGCATGCTCATTGGTTTTGTATACCTGATCAATTTGCTCCCTGATCAGTGA
- the LOC124685442 gene encoding O-fucosyltransferase 15-like produces the protein MTEAPLLPPPAAASSPAASALLRARRRRRPWRRPRGLLCWGALVAFFFLMNWWMFSRLQDPAARPRFRLRRHPPSPANSSLSTLEEVRAADKGKRPHKVMLTRLLALAAHALAEAESRPEPKDLWKEPINATLWRPCSDQRDSEVSEGVNGYIIISANGGINQQRVAICNAVTVSRLLNATLVIPKFLYSNVWLDKSQFGDIYQEDYFIKYLKSDIRIVKELPLELQSLDLEAIGSLVNDTDVMKEAKPSIYVKKILPILLKNRVVHFVGFGNRLSFDPIPFELQRLRCRCNFHALRFVHKIQETGALLVKRLHGHMPHLSPLEDNLLGHFASKSIPAGNRNESSKYLAVHLRFEIDMVAYSLCYFGGGKDEEEELEMYRQIHFPALTELKKATKLPSAAFLRSEGKCPLAPEEAVLMLAAIGFKRRTSIYIAGAEIYGGRHRLAAISRLYPALVTKETLLSPSELEPFRNFSSQLAALDFIACASADAFAMTDPGSQFSSLVQGYRMYYGGGDLPTIRPNKRRLASILVKNATIQWKEFETRVKKLIQQTKQVHERPVARSVFRHPRCPECMCRSDS, from the exons ATGACGGAGGCGCCGCTGCTCCCGCCGCCGGCAGCGGCGAGCTCACCGGCCGCCTCCGCGCTGCTGCGGGCCAGGCGGCGGCGCAGGCCGTGGCGCCGCCCGCGCGGTCTGCTCTGCTGGGGGGCCCTtgtcgccttcttcttcctcatgaaCTGGTGGATGTTCTCCCGCCTCCAGGACCCCGCCGCGCGCCCGcgcttccgcctccgccgccacccgccgTCCCCGGCCAACTCGTCGCTCTCCACTCTG GAAGAGGTGCGTGCTGCTGACAAAGGGAAGAGGCCTCATAAGGTCATGCTCACCCGCCTGCTTGCTTTAGCAGCCCATGCATTGGCAGAG GCAGAGAGTAGGCCGGAACCCAAAGacttgtggaaagagccgataaaTGCTACTTTGTGGAGACCTTGCTCTGACCAAAGGGATTCAGAAGTATCAG AGGGAGTCAATGGTTACATCATCATCAGTGCAAATGGCGGAATAAACCAGCAAAGGGTAGCG ATCTGTAATGCTGTTACTGTTTCCCGATTGCTCAATGCAACTCTTGTCATTCCCAAATTCTTGTATAGTAATGTTTGGCTGGACAAAAG CCAGTTTGGAGATATATATCAGGAGGATTATTTTATCAAATATTTGAAATCTGATATTCGGATTGTGAAGGAGCTTCCTTTGGAGTTGCAATCATTAGACTTGGAGGCGATCGGTAGCCTT GTCAATGATACAGATGTCATGAAAGAGGCAAAGCCAAGTATATATGTAAAAAAGATACTACCAATTTTACTGAAGAACAGAGTTGTCCACTTTGTGGGATTTGGTAATCGTTTATCTTTTGACCCAATACCTTTTGAACTTCAG AGACTGCGATGCAGATGTAACTTCCATGCTCTTCGGTTCGTACATAAAATACAGGAAACTGGTGCATTACTTGTAAAGAGACTGCATGGTCACATGCCCCATTTGTCACCTTTGGAAGATAATCTCTTAGGTCACTTTGCTAGTAAATCCATCCCCGCTGGGAACAGGAATGAGTCCTCCAAATATCTTGCTGTTCATCTCAGATTTGAGATTGATATGGTTGCATACTCATTGTGTTACTTTGGTGGTGGTAAAGACGAGGAAGAGGAACTAGAGATGTACCGTCAAATCCACTTTCCTGCACTGACTGAACTTAAGAAGGCAACAAA GTTGCCCTCAGCTGCTTTCTTGCGATCTGAAGGCAAATGCCCCCTTGCACCTGAAGAGGCTGTGCTTATGCTTGCTGCTATTGGTTTCAAGCGCCGCACTAGTATATACATTGCAGGTGCTGAAATTTATGGTGGGAGGCATAGGCTGGCCGCCATAAGTCGTCTGTATCCTGCTTTAGTAACTAAAGAAACACTTCTCTCTCCATCGGAGCTTGAACCGTTCAGGAACTTCTCATCGCAG TTGGCAGCTCTGGACTTTATTGCATGTGCATCAGCCGATGCATTTGCTATGACTGACCCAGGCAGCCAGTTTTCTTCTCTCGTTCAAGGATACCGTATGTACTATGGTGGTGGGGACCTTCCTACAATAAGACCAAACAAGCGGCGCCTAGCCAGCATACTTGTGAAGAACGCCACAATACAGTGGAAGGAATTTGAAACTAGAGTAAAGAAACTCATACAACAAACTAAGCAAGTCCATGAGAGGCCAGTTGCAAGAAGCGTATTTAGACATCCACGTTGTCCAGAGTGTATGTGCAGATCAGATAGTTGA